One Gossypium hirsutum isolate 1008001.06 chromosome A11, Gossypium_hirsutum_v2.1, whole genome shotgun sequence genomic window carries:
- the LOC107924682 gene encoding UDP-glucuronate:xylan alpha-glucuronosyltransferase 1 gives MRGNSPGSVDTRHRLSASIEAIYKRRLNRNKVKGTGKPFHISVQDRNSCCKYPLLKLVLIAIVCGTFVSLLYSPEAYTSDHLSAVKSRRDFMKRWIWGGADSRYVSDIDIDWDDVMKVVEMMGEQHDYQGIGLLNFNTTEVTHWKHLIPDATHIVLHLDYADMNVTWDSLYPEWIDEEQEEKVPVCPSLPKIEVPGIRLDLVAVKLPCRNEGNWSRDVARLHLQLAAASLATSAKGFYPMHVLFISRCFPILNMFTCKELVARENNVWLYKPDLNVLREKLQFPPGSCELALPFEVKEPIYSGNASRQAYATILHSAHVYVCGAIAVAQSIRLSGSTRDLVILVDEMITAYHKSGLEAAGWKVRTIQRIRNPKAEKDAYNEWNYSKFRLWQLTDYDKIIFIDADLLILRNIDFLFAMPEISATGNNGTLFNSGVMVIEPSNCTFQLLMEHIDVFESYNGGDQGYLNEIFTWWRRIPRHMNFLKHFWIGDEEEVKQKKTRLFGSDPPILYVLHYLGIKPWLCFKDYDCNWNVDIMVEFSSDVAHERWWKVHDAMPEELQEFCMLRSRQKAQLEFDRRQAEKAKFRDGHWRIKIEDKRLEKCIDNRCKWKGMLKQWGKGNWTNDEAFVPTPPAINTKFLSGF, from the exons ATGAGAGGAAACTCGCCGGGTTCTGTCGACACTAGACATCGGTTATCTGCATCAAT TGAGGCCATATACAAAAGGCGGTTAAATAGGAATAAAGTGAAAGGTACTGGGAAGCCTTTCCACATCTCAGTCCAAGATCGAAACTCATGCTGCAAATACCCTCTTCTCAAACTTGTGTTGATTGCCATTGTTTGTGGCACTTTTGTATCGCTTTTGTACTCTCCAGAGGCCTATACAAGTGACCATTTATCGGCTGTGAAATCCCG CCGAGATTTTATGAAGAGGTGGATATGGGGAGGGGCAGATTCTCGATATGTATCGGATATTGATATCGACTGGGATGATGTTATGAAGGTTGTCGAGATGATGGGTGAACAGCATGACTACCAGGGAATCGGACTTTTGAATTTCAATACTACTGAAGTTACTCATTGGAAGCACCTGATACCTGATGCAACACACATTGTCCTGCATTTGGACTATGCTGACATGAACGTAACTTGGGATTCGTTATATCCGGAATGGATCGATGAGGAGCAAGAAGAAAAGGTCCCTGTTTGTCCCTCTCTACCGAAGATCGAAGTCCCTGGAATACGTCTTGATCTGGTTGCTGTCAAGCTGCCTTGTAGAAATGAGGGGAATTGGTCAAGGGATGTTGCTAGGTTGCATTTGCAGCTTGCAGCTGCTAGTCTTGCAACCTCGGCCAAGGGCTTTTATCCGATGCATGTGCTTTTCATTTCAAGGTGCTTTCCGATTCTGAACATGTTCACTTGCAAAGAACTCGTAGCACGCGAAAACAATGTCTGGTTATACAAACCAGACTTGAATGTGTTGAGAGAAAAGCTCCAGTTCCCTCCAGGATCTTGTGAACTTGCCCTTCCTTTTGAGGTCAAAG AGCCTATATATTCAGGGAATGCATCTCGACAAGCTTATGCAACGATTCTTCATTCGGCTCATGTATACGTATGTGGAGCTATAGCTGTTGCTCAAAGCATTCGCTTGTCTGGCTCAACCCGAGACCTTGTGATACTTGTGGATGAGATGATCACTGCGTACCACAAGAGTGGACTTGAGGCAGCAGGATGGAAAGTTAGGACAATTCAAAGAATCAGGAATCCGAAAGCCGAAAAAGATGCATACAACGAATGGAACTACAGCAAGTTCCGGTTATGGCAACTGACCGATTATGACAAGATCATATTCATCGATGCAGATCTACTTATACTGCGCAACATTGATTTCTTATTCGCAATGCCAGAGATATCAGCCACGGGAAATAATGGCACACTGTTTAACTCGGGTGTCATGGTCATCGAGCCTTCAAATTGCACCTTCCAGCTTTTGATGGAACATATCGATGTGTTCGAATCATACAACGGTGGGGATCAGGGATACTTAAACGAGATTTTCACATGGTGGCGCCGGATTCCACGGCACATGAACTTCCTGAAGCATTTCTGGATAGGTGATGAGGAAGAAGTGAAGCAAAAGAAGACTCGGCTATTCGGATCGGACCCGCCTATACTTTACGTACTTCACTATCTAGGTATAAAGCCATGGTTATGCTTCAAGGACTATGACTGCAACTGGAATGTGGATATAATGGTGGAGTTTTCCAGCGATGTGGCGCATGAAAGGTGGTGGAAAGTGCATGACGCAATGCCAGAAGAACTGCAAGAATTCTGCATGTTAAGGTCGAGGCAAAAGGCGCAACTGGAGTTCGATAGAAGGCAAGCAGAGAAAGCAAAATTCAGGGATGGGCATTGGAGAATCAAAATTGAAGATAAGCGGTTAGAGAAGTGTATCGACAACAGATGTAAATGGAAGGGTATGTTGAAACAATGGGGTAAAGGTAATTGGACTAATGATGAAGCTTTTGTTCCAACACCTCCTGCAATCAATACAAAATTTCTctctggattctga
- the LOC107924037 gene encoding probable pectinesterase/pectinesterase inhibitor 51, producing the protein MYSSSPPPSHQSPKKHPRRNPWNSTSLLVSLSMSAFLLLSLLSLSHFFIFSSSSHHPPHNSPVYASESSQIRLACKSTRFPQPCESSLSRSSLLPPKSTSLQFIQSAISVSSDNLKTGQSMVKSILDSSKGNLNRSNAAAICLNILSNSDYRIRSTNDALARGKIKDARAWMSAAFCYQYDCWSALKYVNDTKLVGETMAFLDSLTQHSSNALSMMVAYDNYGEDIAAWVPPKTERDGFYENGSGGTELGFNGGLPSNLKTDVTVCKDGSGGCYKTVQEAVNTAPANAESTRRFVIYIKEGVYEETVRVPLEKKNVVFLGDGMGKTIITGALNAGMPGLTTYETATVGVLGDGFMASGLTIRNTAGPDAHQAVAFRSDSDLSVIENCEFLGNQDTLYAHSLRQFYRKCRIQGNVDFIFGNSASVFQDCEILVAPRQVKPEKGENNAVTAHGRTDPAQSTGLVFQNCLINGTDEYMRYYYGKPKVHKNFLGRPWKEYSRTVFINCVMEALINPNGWMPWKGDFALKTLFYGEFGNSGLGSIPLNRVPWSTQIPSQHVHTFSVQNFIQGDQWIPTSS; encoded by the exons ATGTATTCATCTTCACCACCTCCTTCTCACCAGTCCCCCAAAAAACATCCCAGAAGAAATCCCTGGAATTCCACTTCTCTCCTTGTCTCACTATCCATGTCTGCTTTCCTTCTCCTTTCCCTTCTTTCCCTCTcccatttcttcatcttctcttcttCCAGTCATCACCCACCTCATAACTCCCCTGTTTACGCCTCTGAGTCCTCTCAAATCCGCCTTGCTTGCAAATCCACTCGCTTCCCACAACCCTGCGAATCCTCCCTTTCGCGATCCTCTCTTCTCCCTCCTAAATCGACCTCCCTCCAATTCATCCAATCCGCCATTTCCGTCTCTTCCGATAACCTCAAAACCGGGCAATCCATGGTGAAATCCATCCTCGACTCCTCCAAAGGCAACCTCAACCGCTCCAACGCCGCCGCCATCTGTCTCAACATCCTTTCTAATTCTGATTACCGCATAAGATCGACCAATGACGCTCTGGCACGTGGCAAGATCAAGGACGCTCGTGCATGGATGAGCGCGGCCTTTTGCTACCAATACGATTGTTGGAGCGCGCTCAAGTACGTAAATGACACCAAATTGGTCGGTGAAACGATGGCGTTTTTGGACTCTTTAACGCAACACAGCAGCAACGCGTTGAGCATGATGGTCGCCTACGATAATTACGGGGAGGACATAGCCGCGTGGGTCCCTCCCAAGACGGAACGGGACGGGTTCTACGAGAACGGGTCGGGTGGGACGGAGCTGGGGTTTAACGGGGGTTTACCGTCAAACTTGAAGACGGACGTAACGGTGTGTAAAGACGGGAGCGGAGGGTGTTACAAGACAGTGCAAGAGGCCGTCAACACAGCACCGGCAAATGCAGAGAGTACACGCCGTTTCGTGATATATATAAAGGAAGGTGTGTACGAAGAAACGGTGAGGGTGCCACTGGAGAAGAAAAATGTGGTCTTTTTGGGGGATGGAATGGGTAAAACCATCATTACGGGTGCTTTAAATGCAGGGATGCCTGGACTTACCACTTATGAGACTGCTACTGTCG GGGTTCTTGGGGATGGATTTATGGCGAGTGGGCTCACAATCCGGAACACAGCAGGCCCTGATGCCCACCAAGCAGTAGCCTTTAGATCAGATAGTGATCTTTCTGTCATTGAGAACTGTGAATTCCTAGGCAACCAAGATACTCTCTACGCTCACTCCCTCCGCCAGTTCTACAGGAAGTGCCGTATTCAGGGGAACGTGGACTTTATCTTCGGGAATTCTGCCTCGGTGTTCCAAGATTGTGAAATTTTGGTTGCTCCCCGGCAGGTAAAACCCGAAAAAGGTGAGAACAATGCTGTGACAGCTCATGGTAGAACTGATCCTGCTCAATCGACTGGTCTGGTTTTCCAGAACTGCTTGATCAACGGAACTGATGAATACATGAGATACTATTATGGCAAGCCTAAAGTGCACAAGAACTTTTTGGGAAGGCCATGGAAGGAATATTCAAGGACAGTTTTTATAAATTGTGTTATGGAAGCACTTATTAATCCAAATGGATGGATGCCATGGAAGGGTGACTTTGCATTGAAAACACTCTTCTATGGAGAATTTGGGAATTCTGGTCTTGGATCCATTCCATTGAACAGAGTTCCATGGAGTACTCAAATTCCATCCCAGCATGTACATACATTTTCAGTCCAAAATTTCATTCAAGGAGATCAATGGATTCCAACATCATCTTGA
- the LOC107924007 gene encoding alcohol dehydrogenase 1, which translates to MNSMYMSLTNAPSKQASLTCKNISPLDSYFKRCQASKPQFTRIFFQVSKRKKRIVCQVNMSAQSTAGQVIRCKAAVAWEAGKPLVIEEVEVAPPQEMEVRLKILFTSLCHTDVYFWEAKGQTSLFPRIFGHEAGGIVESVGEGVTHLKPGDHVLPVFTGECGNCRHCKSKESNMCDLLRINTDRGVMLSDGKTRFSINGKPIYHFVGTSTFSEYTVAHVGSVAKINPAAPLDKVCILSCGISTGLGATLNVAKPTKGSTVAIFGLGAVGLAAAEGASIAGASRIIGVDLNPNRFEEAKKFGCTEFVNPKDHNKPVQEVLAEMTNGGVDRSVECTGNINAMISAFECVHDGWGVAVLVGVPNRDDAFKTHPVNFLNERTLKGTFFGNYKPRSDLPSVVEKYMNKELELEKFITQQVAFRDINKAFDYMLAGEGIRCIIRMDA; encoded by the exons ATGAACTCAATGTATATGTCTCTTACAAATGCCCCGTCAAAGCAGGCTTCTTTGACGTGTAAAAATATCAGTCCCCTCGATTCTTACTTTAAGAGATGCCAAGCTTCTAAACCCCAATTTACTAGAATATTTTTCCAGGTTTCCAAAAGGAAAAAACGGATAGTTTGCCAAGTAAATATGTCTGCCCAAAGCACTGCTGGTCAGGTCATTCGTTGCAAAG CTGCGGTGGCATGGGAAGCCGGGAAGCCACTAGTGATTGAAGAAGTGGAGGTGGCACCACCACAAGAAATGGAGGTTCGTCTGAAGATCCTCTTCACCTCTCTCTGCCACACTGATGTTTACTTTTGGGAAGCCAAG GGCCAAACTTCATTATTCCCTCGTATATTTGGTCATGAAGCTGGGGG GATTGTTGAGAGTGTGGGTGAGGGTGTGACACACCTTAAACCCGGTGACCATGTGCTTCCGGTCTTCACTGGGGAATGCGGCAACTGTCGTCATTGCAAGTCCAAGGAAAGCAACATGTGTGACCTGCTAAGGATCAACACTGACCGAGGGGTGATGCTTAGTGATGGCAAGACCAGGTTCTCCATTAATGGAAAACCCATCTACCATTTCGTTGGCACATCCACCTTCAGTGAATACACTGTTGCTCATGTTGGCAGTGTTGCCAAAATCAATCCCGCCGCTCCTCTTGACAAAGTTTGTATTCTCAGCTGTGGCATCTCTACAG GTCTTGGTGCCACCTTGAATGTTGCAAAGCCCACCAAAGGTTCAACTGTGGCCATTTTTGGACTGGGAGCAGTAGGCCTCGCT GCTGCTGAAGGGGCTAGCATTGCAGGCGCTTCTAGGATTATTGGGGTTGATCTGAATCCCAACAGATTTGAGGAAG CTAAGAAATTTGGTTGCACTGAATTCGTCAACCCGAAAGACCATAACAAGCCGGTTCAAGAG GTGCTTGCTGAAATGACAAATGGGGGAGTTGATCGAAGCGTCGAGTGTACTGGAAACATTAATGCCATGATCTCTGCATTTGAATGTGTTCACGAT GGATGGGGTGTTGCGGTACTCGTCGGTGTTCCAAACAGAGATGATGCATTTAAAACACATCCCGTGAATTTTTTGAATGAGAGGACTCTGAAAGGAACCTTCTTTGGCAACTACAAGCCCCGGTCCGACCTTCCTTCGGTGGTGGAAAAGTATATGAACAAA GAGCTTGAGCTAGAGAAATTTATAACGCAGCAAGTGGCATTCCGGGATATAAACAAGGCCTTCGATTACATGCTTGCTGGGGAGGGCATCCGCTGTATCATTCGCATGGATGCTTGA